A window of Zingiber officinale cultivar Zhangliang chromosome 5A, Zo_v1.1, whole genome shotgun sequence contains these coding sequences:
- the LOC121980455 gene encoding leucine-rich repeat protein 2-like translates to MRTSPRLLSLSTKAFSFPFCFPFFASMSPLPLLLVLLFAASPASSSNSEGEALHAWRARLADPTNVLQSWDPTLVNPCTWFHVTCDPQNRVIRLDLGNSNISGPMGPELGRLEHLQYLELYRNNLKGKIPPELGNLKSLISMDLYGNQLQGEIPKSFAQLKSLRFLRLNNNKLSGSIPRELVALPNLKILDVSNNDLCGTIPIDGPFANFPLQSFDNNSRLNGPELQGLVPYYDFGC, encoded by the exons ATGCGAACTTCTCCACGCCTTCTCTCCCTCTCCACCAAAGCTTTCTCCTTTCCCTTTTGTTTCCCATTTTTCGCCTCAATGTCTCCTCTTCCGCTGCTTCTTGTCCTCCTCTTCGCGGCTTCTCCGGCCTCCTCTTCCAACTCCGAAG GCGAGGCGTTGCACGCCTGGAGGGCGAGGCTCGCAGATCCCACCAACGTGCTGCAGAGCTGGGATCCCACCCTCGTCAACCCTTGCACTTGGTTCCATGTCACTTGTGATCCACAGAACCGCGTCATCCGCCT GGATTTGGGGAATTCCAACATTTCTGGTCCTATGGGCCCTGAGCTTGGCCGCCTCGAGCATCTTCAGTATTT GGAGCTTTACAGGAACAACCTAAAAGGAAAAATCCCGCCAGAGCTGGGCAACTTGAAGAGCCTCATCAGCATGGACTTGTATGGGAACCAATTACAAGGAGAGATCCCCAAGTCCTTTGCCCAATTGAAGTCACTTAGATTTTT GCGGCTGAACAACAACAAGCTGTCCGGATCTATTCCCAGAGAGCTTGTTGCCCTTCCAAATCTCAAAATCCT GGATGTTTCAAACAATGATCTTTGTGGAACTATTCCAATTGATGGACCATTTGCCAACTTTCCTCTTCAGAG TTTTGACAACAACAGTAGACTGAATGGACCAGAGCTGCAAGGATTGGTTCCTTACTATGATTTCGGCTGTTGA